In a genomic window of Oncorhynchus kisutch isolate 150728-3 linkage group LG9, Okis_V2, whole genome shotgun sequence:
- the LOC109896378 gene encoding transcription factor Spi-C produces MISLDNDINQHFQDAIDVIQRHSDDPYCDTEYKYFEPPTRSGIMCCYPITHPSDVPGPYDWNEQTSWPHVVPYDSLGPSVTVEYPQFYSIAPPPRSGKGRKKLRLYEYLHEALGDPNMADSIQWTDRGSSTFHFISKNKEKLAECWGKRKGNRKTMTYQKMARALRNYSRTGEIVKVRRKLTYQFNPSIIQRLGGISHVIPPAGHPEAGHPGREVLLHQQHAPAEQAYYGSAAAPDWHSWYEHYSLQGDCDLATSFTSSTVTKV; encoded by the exons ATG ATCTCCCTGGATAATGACATCAACCAGCACTTCCAGGATGCAATTGATGTGATTCAACGGCACTCTGACGATCCGTATTGTGATACAG AGTATAAGTACTTTGAGCCTCCAACGCGATCAGGCATAATGTGCTGCTACCCCATCACCCACCCTTCTGATGTGCCAGGTCCATATGACTGGAATGAGCAGACG TCATGGCCTCATGTTGTTCCTTACGACTCACTGGGTCCATCTGTAACTGTGGAGTACCCCCAGTTCTACTCCATTGCACCGCCACCGAGGAGCGGCAAAG GTCGCAAGAAGCTGCGTCTTTATGAGTACCTGCATGAGGCTCTGGGCGATCCCAACATGGCTGACTCCATCCAGTGGACGGACCGTGGCAGCAGCACCTTCCACTTCATTTCCAAGAACAAAGAGAAGTTGGCCGAGTGCTGGGGCAAGCGCAAGGGCAACCGCAAGACCATGACCTATCAGAAGATGGCACGGGCGCTGCGCAACTACAGCCGAACGGGCGAGATCGTAAAGGTGCGCCGCAAACTCACCTACCAGTTCAACCCGTCGATCATCCAGAGGCTTGGGGGCATCAGTCACGTCATTCCCCCTGCCGGGCACCCCGAGGCTGGCCACCCTGGGCGGGAGGTGCTCCTCCACCAGCAGCATGCCCCAGCTGAACAGGCTTACTATGGCTCTGCTGCTGCACCTGACTGGCACAGCTGGTATGAACATTACTCCCTCCAGGGAGACTGTGATCTTGCCACAAGTTTCACTTCATCCACAGTCACCAAGGTATGA